A region of Subtercola boreus DNA encodes the following proteins:
- the uvrC gene encoding excinuclease ABC subunit UvrC, which produces MTDTVSYRPKAGEIPTQPGVYRFRDSTGRVLYVGKAQNLRARLSNYFAPLRSLHERTRRMVTTASSVEWTVVGTDVEALQLEYTWIKEFDPPFNVKFRDDKSYPFMAITLGDEAPRVMVTRNQRIKGAKYFGPYPKIWAVHDTIDLMIKAFPIRTCSDSSYKKAMQSGRPCFPGQIGRCGGPCSGKVTIEEHRELVNDFIAFMNGHDKRFVTETTKRMREASEAQEYEKAARFRDQLHALDAVLEKSTVVLADSVDTDLFGIEHDELAAAVQQFIVRGGRIRGVRAWMVDKELDLTTAELVDSILQTAYEGQIPPREIIVPDLPDDAAELEQWLSERRGTSKVALKTAQRGEKAALMQTATLNAKNALMLYKMRRSTDFVARTEALTDIQNGLGMPDAPLRMECFDVSHLGGTNVVASMVVFEDGLARKDQYRRFTIPETTDDTDSIYQVITRRLAYLEEGSERSESDSVTKKFSYPPNLLIVDGGQPQVQAAARALRESGVQGIFLAGLAKRLEEIWLPDDDFPVILPRGSEALFLLQRIRDEAHRFAITHQRARRKRDITSVLSEIPGLGPARVKTLLKEFGSVSKLKQATPEQIAEVKGVGELLATTIHRQLRS; this is translated from the coding sequence ATGACCGACACTGTCAGCTATCGCCCGAAGGCGGGGGAGATCCCCACCCAGCCGGGCGTCTACCGCTTCCGTGACTCCACCGGCCGGGTGCTCTACGTCGGCAAGGCGCAGAACCTCCGTGCCCGCCTGAGCAACTATTTCGCCCCTCTCAGGAGCCTGCACGAGCGCACCCGCCGCATGGTCACCACGGCGTCGAGCGTCGAGTGGACCGTCGTCGGCACCGACGTCGAGGCCCTGCAGCTCGAGTACACCTGGATCAAGGAGTTCGACCCGCCGTTCAACGTCAAGTTCCGTGACGACAAGAGCTACCCGTTCATGGCGATCACGCTCGGCGACGAGGCCCCGCGCGTCATGGTCACCCGCAACCAGCGAATCAAGGGTGCCAAGTACTTCGGTCCCTACCCGAAGATCTGGGCCGTGCACGACACCATCGACCTGATGATCAAGGCGTTCCCGATCAGGACCTGCTCCGATTCGAGCTACAAGAAGGCGATGCAGAGCGGCCGGCCGTGCTTCCCCGGCCAGATCGGCCGCTGTGGCGGGCCCTGCTCGGGCAAGGTCACCATCGAAGAGCACCGCGAGCTCGTGAACGACTTCATCGCGTTCATGAACGGCCACGACAAACGGTTCGTCACCGAGACGACGAAGCGGATGCGCGAAGCCTCCGAGGCCCAGGAGTACGAGAAGGCGGCCCGCTTCCGCGACCAGTTGCACGCGCTCGACGCCGTGCTCGAGAAGAGCACCGTGGTGCTGGCCGACAGCGTCGACACCGACCTCTTCGGAATCGAACACGACGAGCTGGCTGCGGCCGTGCAGCAGTTCATCGTGCGCGGCGGCCGCATCCGCGGTGTGCGCGCCTGGATGGTCGACAAGGAGCTCGACCTCACCACCGCCGAACTCGTCGACTCGATCCTGCAGACCGCCTACGAGGGACAGATCCCGCCGCGCGAGATCATCGTGCCCGACCTCCCGGACGACGCTGCCGAACTGGAGCAGTGGCTCTCCGAGCGCCGCGGAACATCCAAAGTCGCCCTGAAGACCGCGCAGCGCGGCGAGAAGGCCGCGCTGATGCAGACGGCCACCCTCAATGCGAAGAACGCCCTGATGCTCTACAAGATGCGCCGCAGCACCGACTTCGTGGCGCGCACCGAGGCCCTCACGGACATCCAGAACGGTCTCGGGATGCCCGACGCACCGCTTCGCATGGAGTGCTTCGACGTCTCGCACCTCGGCGGCACGAACGTGGTCGCCTCGATGGTGGTCTTCGAAGACGGGCTCGCCCGCAAAGACCAGTACCGACGTTTCACGATCCCCGAGACCACCGACGACACGGACTCGATCTACCAGGTGATCACGCGGCGACTCGCATACCTCGAGGAGGGCTCCGAGCGGAGCGAGTCCGACAGCGTCACCAAGAAGTTCTCGTACCCGCCGAACCTGCTGATCGTCGACGGTGGCCAGCCGCAGGTACAGGCAGCGGCCCGGGCCCTCCGGGAGTCGGGCGTGCAGGGCATCTTCCTCGCCGGCCTTGCGAAGCGGCTCGAAGAGATCTGGCTGCCCGACGACGACTTCCCGGTCATCCTGCCGCGCGGCAGCGAGGCGCTCTTCCTGCTGCAGCGCATCCGTGACGAGGCCCACCGCTTCGCCATCACCCACCAACGGGCCCGCCGCAAGCGCGACATCACGAGCGTGCTCTCCGAGATCCCAGGGCTCGGACCGGCGCGGGTCAAGACCCTCCTGAAGGAGTTCGGCTCGGTCTCGAAGCTCAAGCAGGCGACGCCCGAACAGATCGCCGAGGTCAAGGGCGTCGGCGAGCTGCTGGCCACGACCATCCACCGGCAGCTTCGCAGCTGA
- the rapZ gene encoding RNase adapter RapZ → MTPETARQQEVLIVTGMSGAGRSTVANALEDLGWYVVDNLPPQMLRPMVDLAEHAGSTLPRLAAVVDVRGRDFFTDLQEIIQALRSGIQLRVVFLEATDATLVRRFEQVRRPHPLQGNGTLLDGIGAERARMTAIRESSDIIIDTSDLNVHQLANAVQERFSAVDTAGVQVTIMSFGFKYGAPADADAMADCRFIPNPFWIPELKDKTGLDPEVSAYVLSQEGAQDFIANYAKALAPVFAGYQRENKRHATIAIGCTGGKHRSVAVARSLADLISTNPGVVVSVKHRDLGRE, encoded by the coding sequence ATGACACCCGAGACTGCGCGGCAGCAGGAAGTGCTCATCGTGACGGGCATGTCGGGTGCGGGGCGTTCAACCGTGGCGAACGCGCTCGAAGACCTCGGCTGGTACGTCGTCGACAATCTGCCCCCGCAGATGCTCCGGCCGATGGTCGACCTCGCCGAGCACGCCGGGTCGACGCTTCCGCGCCTGGCCGCCGTGGTCGATGTGCGCGGGCGCGACTTCTTCACCGATCTGCAGGAGATCATCCAGGCGCTCCGGAGCGGCATCCAGCTGCGGGTCGTCTTCCTCGAAGCGACGGATGCGACACTCGTGCGCCGGTTCGAGCAGGTGCGGCGTCCGCATCCCCTGCAGGGCAACGGCACGCTGCTCGACGGTATCGGCGCCGAGCGGGCACGGATGACGGCGATCCGCGAGTCGAGTGACATCATCATCGACACGTCCGACCTGAACGTCCACCAGCTGGCGAACGCCGTGCAGGAGCGCTTCTCGGCCGTCGACACGGCCGGCGTGCAGGTCACGATCATGAGCTTCGGTTTCAAGTACGGCGCACCGGCCGATGCCGACGCGATGGCCGACTGCCGCTTCATCCCGAACCCGTTCTGGATCCCCGAGCTGAAGGACAAGACCGGCCTCGACCCGGAGGTGAGCGCGTATGTGCTCTCCCAGGAGGGGGCGCAGGACTTCATCGCGAACTACGCGAAGGCGCTGGCTCCCGTGTTCGCCGGCTACCAGCGCGAGAACAAACGACACGCCACAATTGCCATAGGCTGCACGGGCGGCAAACACCGCTCGGTCGCCGTGGCGCGCAGCCTGGCAGACCTGATCAGCACCAACCCCGGAGTCGTGGTGAGTGTCAAGCATCGCGACCTGGGTCGCGAATAA
- the whiA gene encoding DNA-binding protein WhiA — protein MALTADVKNELTEVVVSRTSARAAELATILRFAGGLHLISGRIAIESELDTPELVKRVRKDLAELYGVRGEVQLVSASGVRRGSYYLVRVLEGGETLARQTGLLDARRRPIRGLPNRLTTGSIDELGAVWRGAFLAQGSLTDPGRSAALEIVCPGNEAAMALVGAAARLHVAAKAREVRGVHRVVIRDGEAIASMLGLMGAKKSVARWEEMRQRREVRATANRLVNFDDANLRRSAQAAVAACSRVERALEIIGDEVPEHLRYAGELRLNFRDASLDELGHHADPPMTKDAIAGRIRRLLAMADKKALDLGIPGTDANLPPDLDD, from the coding sequence TTGGCTCTCACCGCCGATGTCAAGAACGAACTGACCGAAGTCGTGGTCAGCAGAACCTCTGCCCGCGCCGCTGAACTCGCGACGATCCTGCGTTTCGCCGGAGGACTGCACCTGATCTCGGGCCGCATCGCCATCGAATCGGAGCTCGACACCCCCGAACTCGTCAAGCGCGTCCGCAAGGACCTCGCCGAGCTCTACGGGGTGCGCGGGGAGGTGCAGCTCGTCTCCGCTTCGGGTGTGCGCCGGGGCAGCTACTACCTCGTACGAGTGCTCGAAGGCGGCGAGACGCTCGCTCGCCAGACGGGGCTTCTGGATGCCCGCCGCCGCCCCATCCGCGGCCTGCCGAACCGGCTCACCACCGGCTCCATCGACGAACTCGGGGCCGTCTGGCGCGGCGCCTTCCTCGCCCAGGGCTCCCTCACCGACCCCGGACGATCCGCCGCGCTCGAGATCGTGTGCCCCGGCAACGAGGCGGCCATGGCCCTCGTCGGTGCTGCCGCCCGGTTGCACGTCGCCGCCAAGGCGCGCGAAGTGCGCGGAGTGCACCGGGTCGTCATCAGGGACGGCGAGGCCATCGCGTCGATGCTCGGCCTGATGGGCGCGAAGAAGTCCGTGGCCCGCTGGGAGGAGATGCGCCAGCGCCGCGAGGTGCGTGCGACCGCCAACCGTCTCGTGAACTTCGACGACGCGAACCTCCGCCGCTCGGCCCAGGCCGCCGTGGCGGCGTGCTCCCGGGTGGAGCGCGCACTGGAGATCATCGGCGACGAGGTGCCCGAGCACCTGCGTTACGCAGGTGAACTCCGGCTGAACTTTCGGGACGCGAGCCTCGACGAACTGGGTCACCACGCCGATCCGCCCATGACGAAAGACGCGATCGCCGGGCGCATCCGTCGCCTGCTCGCCATGGCCGACAAGAAGGCGCTCGACCTCGGGATCCCCGGCACGGATGCGAACCTGCCACCCGATCTCGACGACTGA
- a CDS encoding superoxide dismutase, with amino-acid sequence MAEYTLPDLPYDYAALEPHISATIMQLHHDKHHATYVAGANTANSALADARDKGDLGAVNKLEKDLAFNLGGHVNHSIFWTNLTPDTSEPTGALAEAIGSDFGDLEKFKAHFTATALGVQGSGWSVLAYDVLGAKLSIFQLFDQQGNVPFGLVPLLMLDVWEHAYYIDYKNVRADYIKAFWNIVNWENVAARYAAATEKTNGLLVLS; translated from the coding sequence ATGGCTGAATACACCCTTCCAGACCTTCCCTACGACTACGCAGCGCTCGAGCCGCACATCAGTGCGACGATCATGCAGCTGCACCACGACAAGCACCACGCGACCTACGTCGCCGGTGCGAACACGGCCAACAGCGCCCTCGCAGACGCGCGCGACAAGGGCGACCTCGGCGCCGTCAACAAGCTCGAGAAAGACCTGGCGTTCAACCTCGGCGGCCACGTCAACCACTCCATCTTCTGGACCAACCTGACCCCCGACACCTCGGAGCCCACCGGTGCACTCGCCGAGGCCATCGGTTCCGACTTCGGTGACCTCGAGAAGTTCAAGGCGCACTTCACCGCCACCGCGCTCGGCGTGCAGGGTTCGGGCTGGTCGGTTCTCGCCTACGACGTGCTCGGTGCGAAACTCAGCATCTTCCAGCTGTTCGACCAGCAGGGCAACGTGCCCTTCGGCCTCGTGCCGCTGCTCATGCTCGACGTCTGGGAGCACGCCTACTACATCGACTACAAGAACGTGCGCGCCGACTACATCAAGGCGTTCTGGAACATCGTGAACTGGGAGAACGTGGCCGCGCGCTACGCTGCCGCGACCGAGAAGACGAACGGCCTGCTGGTACTGTCATAG
- the gap gene encoding type I glyceraldehyde-3-phosphate dehydrogenase, giving the protein MSVKIGINGFGRIGRNYFRAALAKGSDIEIVAVNDLTDNKALAHLLKYDTINGRLNATVELEGDNIIVNGKPILVLAERDPANLPWGELGVDIVIESTGRFTKAEDARKHIQGGAKKVIVSAPATGDGVATLVLGVNEGTYDPAIHDVISNASCTTNCLAPLAKVFMDNFGIERGLMTTVHAYTADQNLQDGPHSDLRRARAAAANIIPTSTGAAKALGLVIPELVGKLDGYALRVPVPTGSITDLTVEATKPVTVAEVNAAYKAAAEGPLKGILKYTEDEIVSSDIVGDPHSSIFDAGLTKVIGNQVKVASWYDNEWGYSNRLVDITEYVADKL; this is encoded by the coding sequence GTGTCCGTAAAGATCGGCATCAACGGCTTCGGCCGCATTGGCCGTAACTACTTCCGAGCAGCCCTCGCCAAGGGCAGCGACATCGAGATCGTCGCCGTCAACGACCTGACCGACAACAAGGCCCTCGCCCACCTCCTCAAGTACGACACGATCAACGGTCGCCTGAACGCCACCGTCGAGCTCGAGGGTGACAACATCATCGTCAACGGCAAGCCGATCCTCGTGCTGGCCGAGCGCGATCCCGCCAACCTCCCGTGGGGCGAGCTGGGTGTCGACATCGTCATCGAGTCCACCGGCCGCTTCACCAAGGCAGAGGATGCCCGCAAGCACATCCAGGGCGGCGCCAAGAAGGTCATCGTCTCCGCTCCCGCCACCGGCGACGGCGTCGCCACGCTGGTTCTCGGCGTCAACGAGGGCACGTACGACCCCGCCATCCACGACGTCATTTCGAACGCGTCGTGCACCACGAACTGCCTCGCGCCGCTGGCCAAGGTCTTCATGGACAACTTCGGCATCGAGCGTGGCCTGATGACCACCGTGCACGCCTACACCGCCGACCAGAACCTGCAGGACGGGCCGCACAGCGACCTCCGCCGTGCACGCGCTGCGGCCGCGAACATCATCCCGACCTCGACCGGTGCCGCCAAGGCGCTCGGCCTCGTCATCCCCGAGCTCGTCGGCAAGCTCGACGGCTACGCGCTCCGCGTTCCGGTGCCGACCGGCTCGATCACCGACCTCACCGTCGAAGCGACCAAGCCCGTCACCGTGGCCGAGGTCAACGCCGCATACAAGGCTGCTGCCGAGGGACCACTGAAGGGCATCCTGAAGTACACCGAAGACGAGATCGTCTCCAGCGACATCGTGGGCGACCCGCACTCCTCGATCTTCGACGCCGGCCTGACCAAGGTCATCGGCAACCAGGTCAAGGTGGCTTCGTGGTACGACAACGAGTGGGGCTACTCCAACCGTCTCGTCGACATCACCGAGTACGTCGCCGACAAGCTGTAG
- a CDS encoding phosphoglycerate kinase has translation MTIRTLESLGSLDGKTVIIRCDLNVPLKDGTITDDGRIRASLPTLQALASQGAKVVIVSHLGRPEGTPEAKYSLAPVASRLSELLEQPVAFADDTVGASASKAAGDLENGGFALLENLRFNPGETSKDDAERREFAERLVATVFADAFVSDGFGVVHRKQASVFELAELLPSAAGLLIETELDVLEKLTEKPTRPYAVVLGGSKVSDKLGVIGHLLPKVDSLLIGGGMLFTFLAAQGHQVGASLLEKDQIDTVKGYLDTAAELGVKIVLPTDVVVASKFGADAEHTVTSAETIEETPFGESGLGLDIGPETAATFASIIESAHTVFWNGPMGVFELAPFAEGTRSIAAALTKVDGLGVVGGGDSAAAVRALGFTDDQFGHISTGGGASLEFLEGKRLPGLDVLGWTAS, from the coding sequence GTGACGATACGTACGCTTGAGTCCCTCGGGTCGCTCGATGGCAAGACTGTCATCATCCGCTGCGACCTGAATGTGCCGTTGAAAGACGGCACCATCACCGACGACGGTCGTATCCGTGCGTCACTTCCCACGCTTCAGGCTCTGGCCTCTCAGGGCGCCAAGGTGGTCATCGTGAGCCACCTCGGGCGCCCTGAGGGCACGCCCGAAGCAAAGTACAGCCTGGCGCCGGTCGCCTCGCGACTCTCCGAGCTGCTGGAGCAGCCTGTCGCCTTCGCGGACGACACCGTCGGCGCGAGCGCATCGAAGGCCGCAGGCGACCTCGAGAACGGCGGCTTCGCGCTGCTCGAGAACCTCCGGTTCAACCCGGGGGAGACGAGCAAGGACGACGCCGAACGCCGCGAGTTCGCTGAGCGCCTTGTAGCCACCGTTTTCGCGGACGCCTTCGTCTCCGACGGTTTCGGCGTCGTGCACCGCAAGCAGGCGAGCGTCTTCGAGCTCGCCGAACTGCTGCCGAGCGCTGCCGGCCTGCTGATCGAGACAGAGCTCGACGTACTCGAGAAGCTCACTGAGAAGCCCACGCGCCCGTACGCCGTCGTACTCGGCGGCTCGAAGGTCTCCGACAAGCTCGGGGTCATCGGCCACCTGCTGCCGAAGGTCGACTCGCTGCTGATCGGCGGCGGAATGCTCTTCACCTTCCTCGCCGCCCAGGGTCACCAGGTCGGCGCGAGCCTGCTCGAGAAGGACCAGATCGACACCGTCAAGGGTTACCTCGACACAGCGGCCGAACTCGGCGTGAAGATCGTTCTGCCGACAGATGTCGTCGTGGCATCGAAGTTCGGCGCAGATGCCGAGCACACCGTCACCAGCGCCGAGACCATCGAGGAGACACCGTTCGGTGAGAGCGGCCTCGGCCTCGACATCGGCCCGGAGACCGCAGCCACCTTCGCAAGCATCATCGAGAGCGCACACACCGTGTTCTGGAACGGCCCGATGGGCGTCTTCGAACTCGCTCCCTTCGCCGAGGGAACCCGATCCATCGCCGCCGCACTGACGAAGGTCGACGGCCTCGGCGTCGTCGGCGGCGGGGACTCCGCAGCCGCCGTCCGTGCGCTCGGTTTCACTGACGACCAATTCGGTCACATCTCCACCGGCGGCGGTGCGAGCCTCGAATTCCTCGAAGGCAAGCGCCTGCCCGGCCTCGACGTTCTCGGATGGACAGCATCATGA
- the tpiA gene encoding triose-phosphate isomerase yields MTRTPLIAGNWKMNLDHLQSIAFVQKLAWSLKDASHSFDDVEVAIFPPFTDLRSVQTLVSADKLELAYGAQDVSAHDSGAYTGEISGQFLAKLECAYVIIGHSERRTLHNETDEEIGAKVAAALKHGLVPVLCVGETAEDLEKFGPSAVPVAQLKAALAGVASDANLVVAYEPVWAIGSGQAATPEQAEQVCAALRAELATTLSSETAAATRILYGGSVKSGNIAGFMREPNVDGALVGGASLDLDEFSAIVRYKKHVGV; encoded by the coding sequence ATGACCCGCACACCCCTCATCGCCGGCAACTGGAAGATGAACCTCGACCACCTGCAGTCGATCGCCTTCGTGCAGAAGCTCGCCTGGAGCCTCAAAGACGCCTCGCACAGCTTCGACGACGTCGAGGTCGCGATCTTCCCGCCGTTCACCGACCTGCGCTCGGTGCAGACCCTGGTCTCGGCCGACAAGCTCGAACTCGCCTACGGCGCTCAGGATGTCTCTGCCCACGACTCGGGTGCCTACACCGGTGAGATCTCCGGCCAGTTCCTCGCGAAGCTGGAATGCGCCTACGTGATCATCGGGCACTCAGAGCGCCGTACGCTGCACAACGAGACCGACGAGGAGATCGGCGCCAAGGTCGCCGCCGCGCTCAAGCACGGCCTCGTACCCGTTCTCTGTGTCGGTGAGACCGCCGAGGACCTCGAGAAGTTCGGCCCGAGCGCCGTACCGGTCGCGCAACTGAAGGCCGCCCTCGCCGGTGTCGCCTCCGACGCGAACCTCGTCGTCGCCTACGAGCCCGTCTGGGCGATCGGCTCCGGCCAGGCAGCGACGCCCGAGCAGGCCGAGCAGGTCTGCGCAGCCCTCCGTGCGGAGCTCGCCACCACGCTCAGCTCCGAAACCGCTGCCGCCACCCGCATCCTCTACGGCGGTTCGGTGAAGTCGGGCAACATCGCCGGTTTCATGCGCGAACCGAACGTCGACGGCGCCCTCGTCGGAGGCGCGAGCCTCGATCTCGACGAGTTCAGTGCCATCGTGCGCTACAAGAAGCACGTGGGCGTGTAG
- the secG gene encoding preprotein translocase subunit SecG has translation MQILQVVLQVLLGITSLLLTLLILLHRGRGGGLSDMFGGGVTSNLGASGVAERNLNRITVILGVIWVASIIVLGLITKFDSGN, from the coding sequence TTGCAAATCCTCCAGGTCGTCTTGCAGGTTCTGCTCGGCATAACCAGTCTGCTTCTGACACTCCTGATCCTGCTCCACCGCGGTCGCGGTGGCGGGCTCTCAGACATGTTCGGCGGTGGCGTCACCTCGAACCTCGGTGCATCCGGTGTCGCAGAGCGAAACCTCAACCGCATCACCGTCATTCTCGGCGTCATCTGGGTCGCGAGCATCATTGTTCTCGGCCTCATCACCAAATTCGATTCCGGAAACTAG
- a CDS encoding RNA polymerase-binding protein RbpA: MASGGSAIRGSRVGAGPMGEQDRGYHADRIKVSYWDALGNETVRYFAANLPVDEIPETIDSPQSGLPAGRDQLNPPSVAKLEPYKTHLAYVKERRTEEEAAQLLEDALAQLRARRGTAAPTTK; encoded by the coding sequence ATGGCATCAGGCGGCAGCGCCATCAGAGGTTCGCGCGTCGGCGCTGGACCCATGGGCGAACAGGATCGGGGCTACCACGCCGATCGCATCAAGGTCTCCTACTGGGACGCGCTCGGCAACGAGACCGTGCGGTACTTCGCAGCGAACCTCCCGGTCGACGAGATCCCCGAGACCATCGACTCTCCCCAGTCGGGTCTGCCGGCCGGTCGCGACCAGCTGAACCCCCCGTCGGTGGCGAAGCTCGAGCCGTACAAGACCCACCTGGCCTACGTGAAAGAGCGCCGCACCGAAGAAGAGGCAGCACAGCTCCTCGAAGACGCGCTGGCCCAGCTCCGCGCCCGGCGCGGCACGGCGGCTCCCACCACGAAGTAG
- the pgl gene encoding 6-phosphogluconolactonase has translation MTTDRRVLVHPDKDSLAGAVAARFITKIIDILDENDEAHVVLSGGSVNTAVLAAIRNSPAQNNVDWKRISFWWGDERFVEAGSSDRNDGQAREALLDHIPLDEAKVHAFASSDEIPDIDEAAASYAAELEAAAPDGQRYPRFDIMFLGVGPDGHIASLFPGLSGITETEKTVIPVLNSPKPPPLRLSLTLPVIRSADRIWLVMAGSDKASPLGLALAGASIEEVPAAGAEGRKRTVFFVDQDAAAEVPENLIAPSY, from the coding sequence ATGACAACCGATCGCCGCGTTCTGGTCCACCCCGACAAAGACTCTTTGGCTGGGGCGGTCGCAGCCCGGTTCATCACGAAGATCATCGACATCCTCGATGAGAACGATGAAGCGCACGTGGTACTGAGCGGCGGCAGCGTGAACACGGCCGTCCTGGCTGCCATCCGCAACTCCCCTGCGCAGAACAATGTGGACTGGAAGCGGATCAGCTTCTGGTGGGGTGACGAGCGGTTCGTCGAAGCGGGAAGCTCCGACCGGAACGATGGGCAGGCGCGCGAGGCGCTCCTCGACCACATTCCGCTCGATGAGGCGAAGGTGCACGCCTTCGCCTCATCGGACGAGATACCCGACATCGACGAGGCCGCCGCTTCGTACGCGGCAGAGCTCGAGGCCGCGGCTCCGGATGGCCAGCGGTACCCGCGCTTCGACATCATGTTCCTCGGGGTCGGTCCCGACGGGCACATCGCCTCCCTGTTCCCCGGGCTGTCAGGAATCACGGAGACCGAGAAGACCGTCATCCCCGTGCTGAACTCCCCCAAGCCGCCGCCCCTCCGCCTCAGCCTCACCCTCCCGGTCATCCGCTCGGCCGACCGCATCTGGCTCGTCATGGCCGGCTCCGACAAGGCGTCGCCGCTTGGTCTGGCCCTGGCGGGCGCCTCGATCGAAGAGGTGCCGGCCGCCGGTGCCGAGGGACGCAAGCGCACCGTCTTCTTCGTCGACCAGGATGCCGCGGCAGAGGTTCCCGAGAACCTCATCGCCCCCTCCTACTGA
- a CDS encoding glucose-6-phosphate dehydrogenase assembly protein OpcA, which yields MIVDFPDTNTSKISKALVKIREEGGAVALGRVLTLVIRTSLGHEEEAIEAANDASREHPMRVIVVSTDTDIDAARSGRGARLDAQIRVGGDAGASEVVLLKAYGAAASDEEGLVTGLLLPDAPVVVWWPGESPDKASTSSLGRIAQRRITDASNHPNPVESLIRLSETYAPGDTDFAWTRLTLWRAQLAAVLDQPPFEPVVAVEVQGASDSPSTLLLAAWLGHQLEAPVTYGLTKRANGSSGIHSVKLVRESGVIELVREIPNVATLIQPNQPTHDLALPRRNLRDCLAEELRRLDPDDLYGEVISVGLAELFESTDVGLTGRS from the coding sequence GTGATCGTCGACTTTCCCGACACCAATACCAGCAAGATCTCGAAGGCGCTCGTCAAGATCCGCGAGGAGGGCGGCGCTGTCGCCCTCGGGCGTGTTCTCACGCTGGTGATCCGCACGAGCCTCGGGCATGAGGAAGAGGCCATCGAGGCGGCCAACGACGCCTCGCGCGAGCATCCGATGCGCGTCATCGTGGTCTCGACCGACACCGACATCGATGCCGCACGGAGCGGTCGCGGCGCTCGGCTCGACGCGCAGATCCGCGTGGGCGGCGACGCCGGGGCGAGTGAAGTGGTGCTGCTGAAGGCGTATGGCGCCGCAGCGTCCGACGAGGAGGGTCTCGTGACGGGGCTGCTCCTGCCCGACGCACCCGTCGTCGTGTGGTGGCCCGGTGAGTCGCCCGACAAGGCGTCGACGTCGAGCCTCGGTCGCATCGCCCAGCGACGCATCACGGATGCCTCGAACCACCCGAACCCGGTCGAGTCCCTGATCCGGCTCTCCGAGACGTACGCGCCCGGTGACACGGACTTCGCGTGGACGCGCCTCACGCTCTGGCGGGCCCAGCTCGCCGCGGTGCTCGACCAGCCGCCCTTCGAGCCCGTCGTCGCGGTGGAGGTGCAGGGGGCATCCGATTCGCCCTCCACACTGCTTCTGGCCGCGTGGCTCGGTCACCAGCTCGAAGCGCCGGTGACCTACGGGCTCACGAAGCGCGCCAACGGGTCCAGCGGCATCCACAGTGTGAAGCTGGTGCGCGAATCCGGGGTGATCGAACTCGTGCGCGAGATCCCGAACGTCGCGACCCTGATCCAGCCGAATCAGCCCACCCACGACCTCGCCCTGCCGCGCCGGAACCTCCGGGACTGCCTCGCCGAGGAGCTGCGCAGGCTCGATCCCGACGACCTGTATGGTGAAGTGATCTCGGTGGGTCTTGCCGAGTTGTTCGAATCGACAGATGTCGGCCTGACCGGCCGTTCATAA